caggctaccatcaggtgagaatcaggaatgaggacgtgtccaaaacggcattcaggacaagatatggtcattatgacttcttggtgatgtcttttggactcactaatgcaccagcagccttcatggacttgataaatagggtgttcaagccgtttttggaccattttgtcatcgtattcatagatgacattttggtatactctcggaccgaggaagaacacgtgtggcacttgagaatggtattgcagactttgagggagcaccagctatatgccaaatttttaaaatgtgaattttggctagaaagcatctcattcttgagaCACGTGGTTTCGagggaaggtattcaagtggatcccaagaaaattgaagctgtaactgattggcttaggcctacaacagtcactgaggtgcgaagttttctgggcctagctggctactataggcgttttgtgcaagatttttctaggatagcagctcccttaactaagttaacttagaagaatgttccattcatttggacagatgactgtgagaagagcttccagaagcttaaagagtgtctaaccactgcccctgtgttgacactacctatgagtggtgaaggatataccgtgtactgtgacgcctccagagttagcctagggtgtgttttgatgcagaatggaaaagtagtggcttatgcttcaaggcagctaaagaggcatgagcagaactaccccacccatgatttggaaatggcggctgtagtctttgcactaaaaatctggagacactacctatatggtgaagtgtgcgagatatacaccgaccataagagtttgaagtacatcttccaacagagggacttaaacttgagacagaggagatggatggagtttctgaaagactatgattgcaccatccagtaccaccctgggaaggctaatgtggtagcagatgctttgagcagaaaatcttctggcagtttggcgcacatctcagcagagaaaagaccattgattcaggaaatacatgagttgatggatcaaggtttaatcctagatctttcagataatGGGGTTTTATTGGCTTATTTTTCAGTAAGGCCAGACTTGcgggatagagttagagtttcccagcacagagaccaataattgatgaagatcataaaaagagtacagcaaggtgaagatgGTGAGTTCAGGTTTGCCAATAATGGCGCctttatgcaaggttctaggatatgtgtgcccgatgtggacaatctcagaaatgaaatcatgcaagaggcacactatatactgtacaatgtccaccaggctccaccaagatgtaccatgatgtgaaagatagttattggtggaatggcatgaagagagacatagtagACTTCGTGTCcaggtgcttgacttgtcagaaggtgaagtttgaacaccagagaccgtcaggaaagctgcaagagctccctatcccagaatggaagtgggaaatgatcactatggattttgtgactgggttgcctcataccacgcgaggatatgattcgatatgggtaattgtagaccgtctaaccaaatcagctcacttcttgcctgtgaagactacatattctgtggcacagtacgcccaactctacattcgagaaatagtcagattgcatggagttccagcttccataatatctgacagagggccccagttcacttcttggttttggagaaagttacaggaggcacttgacacacagttgaacttcaagaTGCCTTCCACCCTCGTATGCATCGGacaaattgaaaggacaatccaaacactggaagatatgcttcgcatgagtgttttggattttggaggtcaatgggatgatcagctagctttggtagagtttgcctacaacaacagttaccattccagcataaggatggcaccctatgaggcactatatggaagaaagtgtaggtctcctctgtgttggacagaaatgggagaagcgaaggtgcatgacgtagacctagtgcagtacacttcagagatagttcctttaatcagggaacgattgaaaacagctttcagtaggcagaagagttatgcagaccctagatggagggatgtggagtttgcagtaggcgactatgtattcctgaaggtttctccgatgaagggagtgatgagatttggaaagaagggcaagttggcacctcggtatattggaccttttgaggttactgatagagttggagcagttgcctaccggttggagctaccacccaacctttctcacgttcatcccgtatttcacatctccatgctcaggaaatatatTCCAGATCCTTCCCATGTACTACGGccagatgtgatagagctaaaagaaaatttgacatttgaggagcaacctgtagccatagtggactaccaagtgagacagctaagatcaaaacagatccctatggttaaggttttgtggaggagtcagtcagtggaagagtgcacctgggagtcagaacgggacatgcgtagcaagtacccttatctgttcaatgtgtaatcttgtactttattctgccttgtgtaaagttcgatgacgaattttctgtaaggggagaagaatgtaacaccccaaaatttaaaattttattattttatgagtattattgatattttaattttatttaaattttaagaaattatttgagatttttcggattttaaaaatcgggttcgattttctgaaaatataaactttgatgatttttaaaaatttatttaaagaccacgtggcaaaactaaaaatatatttggagtttacgaatttttctgagttttctggatttttttcgaaatttttggacctcattttaggtcccgaggcagagtaaaaattcaaaattttgtattccgaatcgaaccagaccgaaTCGGACCAGTCGAATCGGACCTGCTCCCtctccttcttctttttctcccgcgcgcgtctcctcctccttctctctttctccagttttctctctcctcccgccctagcccgccggccagccacctccctcGCCACCCCAGCTCACCGACGCGCCGCCCCACCCCTTCCCCACAGTCAGTCGCCGCCCCAAAtggccggaaaacgcgcgcgaacgcCCCTCCCTTGTGCGCTCGACCattcgtcttcccggccaaaatccggccgatccagccaccaatcgaaccgggtcttatgtctaaactcatctactcgtcgagagctttttatagacaccaagaacaccggaatccatcgagcggtttgtccaatttttacccgggaagttttagcccattttgattttcgggctagatttctcgcaaaccgtgaaccccacgagaaaactgagagtaccagagcgctccactcgtcgagagcttcgcggggatataaatttcaaaattttccgacaccgtttttcagtgggtcccatggaacttcgcagtgtttttccgagcattaaatgagcttagaaatttctgaaaaatttatgtactaacccccgtattgtgggcttcgtgtaggtatcatcaattcgtgaaaattcgacagttgttcgggtctatgaatttccggccagacagacccgttactggaaaagtctccgaattggaccgaggttttggtacccccccattgtcagacgtcccgagcgcgtccccggagtcggaatcggcaaaggtaaacccgaaccttgctttttcgtaattttctagtgcttaaataggattaaaaatccataaaatattcgtggtagcccagaaaattatgattctttttataatagcctagtaatattgctaagggccGCGGGGCaaggttttagaatttttagagcttgtttgggtagtttttacaaaaattatcaattataagaactaaattgaaattttacatattgtgatggatgattgatttgatgggcccaggaagggctgtgtgatgagattgagtttggatatatgggttgtgaatatagaagtgtgttttgagcccttttgcaggttgggtaggtcctaggtataggggagactccgccggattttcggcacgacttaggacgtatttggtcttttcttgattggtattgagtcaattgtattaaataattataatgtaattttcaggtgagccgggacaaccttcttcctccgcccagccgccacagtgaccgttgtcaagtctgtgagtaaaatattaattttaattataatttcgatattattatatatttaaacatgcccatgcatcacttatatgcatatatctatgtagataaatcctaggcacgatttatgttgcattcataactgtgaaagtgccatgtatgttgttgtggtaatttggagcagtgtgcgtgcgttggcgtgcgtttgatgtggtgtggactatggataggacgggtagtcacggcttgagttcttcgctgggaccccgatttggtttattaagcgaaagtccggcttgagttcttcgctggcaccaggttggatttaagagagctgtataggggatcaactcccatatattatgattgatattatcgggtgtgtgagtactccaaattatctttttgctgttatgatgtgaatttgttgctgatgttgcatttcactttacaggttgcattagttttagatagttatagagattatggttaaaattgatattttactctctgagtcgaacgctcactcctgttcaatatttttccaggccacaagaggatatttttgaggttaacctcctttctccctcgcaggtcgattattaatgtttgtataaacttgttaaatcttagaatttccgtatgtgttagaaatgtttatttgatttgggtctgtaaactaaattgttattttggacctgtaaacttaatattctatgcatgtttgatggattggatgagggagctgagctcccatttatttttatgctgatgagtatgtggagggtgagctgagctcccaaattgagtatttattgtgtttacaggtcgggtgagtcaaaaactccccgttgaaaggtccattttatggccggactctgtccggttgatttcttgaaattgagcccaaatgggccttagagttgggttaagtgaatagttaggcttactacgggcctcgggggctttaggctggctcaggtcctagtgccgatccggcccataggttaggtcgtgacaaaAGCAATGCAAGAAGAAATAGAAATGATTGATAAAAATGAAACATGGGAATTAACAAGTAAGCCTAAAGATAAAGACGTTATTGGAGTAAAGTGGGTGTATAGGACCAagttaaatcctgatggttctatttacaaacacaaagctagactagtggtgAAAGGGTATGCATAGATTGcaggagtagattatggagatacCTTCTCACCTGTGGCTAGGCATGACACTATCAAGCTTCTCGTTGCTATGGCAGCTCAATTGGGTTGGAAAGTGTATCATCTTGATGTAAAATCTGCATTTCTAAATGGTTTATTGCAGGAGGAGATTTATGTTCAACAACCAAAGGGGTTTGAAGTTTCTGGCAGTGAAGGCAAGGTCTACAGACTTAAGAAAGcactttatgggttgaaacaagcaccAAGGGCTTGGTACAGCAGAATTGATTCACATTTAATCAAACAAGGGTTTCAAAATAGTCTCAATAAAGCCACACTATATGTCAAATGGTGTGAAAATGGAAAGCAACTGCTAGTTTCTTTGTATGTTGATGATCTGTTAGTGACTGGCAATGATTCAGATATGTTGCAGCAATTTAAAAAAGAAATGGAGCAGCAATTTGAAATGTCAGACTTGGGCTTGATGAAATACTTTCTCGGAATGGAAATATACCAATGCTCTACtggtattttcatttctcaaagaaGGTATGCTTTGGATGTccttaagaaatttaaaatggaataaAGCAAATCTGTGGCTACTCCTCTGGTGCAAAATGTGAAATTAATAAGGAATGATGGTGAAAAAAAATGTGTTGCATCAGTTTACAGAAGTTTAGTAGGGAGTTTGTTGTATTTAACAACCACAAGGCCAAATTTGATGTTCTCAACAAGTCTCTTGTCCAGATTTATGAATACTCCAAGCCAATCTCACCTTGGGGCAGCTAAGAGAGTCTTGAGATACTTAAAAGGCAAAGCAGATTATGGAAtatggtttaaaaaaaaaaagaagcaaagtTGGAAGGGTATTCTGATAGTGATTGGGCAGGCTGTGTAGATGATTCTAAAAGCACTTCAGGATATGTTTTCTCATTTGGATCAGGAGTGTTTTGCTGGAATTCAAGGAAGCAAGAGGTTGTAGCCCAATCCACTGCTGAAGCTGAGTACATTTCAGCTGCTGCTACTACAAATCAAGCCATTTGGCTTTGAAAAATACTGAAGGATTTGGGACAAGAACAAAGAAATCCTACTGTGTTATGGTGTGATAACAAATCAGCTATTGCAATTGCAAGTAATCCAATGCAACATGGTAGGACAAAGCATATTAATGTGAAGTTTCACTCCATCAAAGAAGCTGAAAAGAACAATGAAATTAAGATGAATCATTACAGGTCTGAAGAACAGCTAGCAGACATTATGACCAAGCCTCTACCAAGAGCAAGATTTGAAATTCTCAAAGAAATACTTGGAGTCTCAAAAAAAACTCTTACGAAGGAGTGTTAGAGCTGTAAGAGTTTCCTTAGAGACTCAAAAGTCAAAGATATTTTGTATGTTAACTTTAGTTAGTATAATGTTTGGTGTAAAGGAGTGATAATGCATAATTTATGAAGTAAATTCTGAAAAGTAATTCTATAGTAGGTATAACTCATGTACTGCTTTTGTAATGTGTCTCCTATACAAGGAGCTTTATGTTAATGAAAGTGTGTGAGTGCAGATGTTCTATTCTAGAGAACTTATGTTTAGTTCTCTCATTTTTCTGCTTTGAAATTTAACAAAACTCAATGACTTTCCTTTTTCTATTTGTCCAGTGGCCAAACACCATAGGTTGCCATTGGGTTTGGAAGTGGCTAGGTCTTCTGAAGGCAGTATTACCAGTCATAAAAAGTTTATTAAAAATGTTATTAATGCATCAAGTTTGGGAAATTGTAAATCAGTTACTTTTCCTTTGCCTCGAGGTCTCCATTTGTCCGTTGATGTTGGCGAGCTATTAGAAAATCTTGATGCTTGTAGAAGACTCGACTCATTGGTCAGCTTTTGTATGTCAGTATCACTAGGCCTGACATCACTTATGCAGTTCAACACCTTCGTTAATTTACGTCAACACCTAGAAAGCCTTATTGGCAAGCAACAATTCATGTTTTGAAGTACTTGGAGTTCTACCCCATCAGGAGGATTATATTTCTTAGTAGAAAATGAACTTGCAACCTATTGTGATGCGGATTGGGCTTCCTGTGCATTTACTAAAAATGACTCATTTCTTGGAAGACCAAGAAGCAATCCACTGTGTCCAAGTCCTCTGCAGAGGTGGAGTATATGGTAATGGCAGCAACAATTTATGAATTGTTGTAGATCACTTACTTGCTTAAAGATTTTCATATTCCTATTTAGTTACTAATTAGTCTTAAATGTGATAATAAAGCTGCATTGTAATAAAGCTGCATTGTACATTGCTGCCAACCTCTTTTTCCATAAGAGGACTAAGCATATAGACATCGATTATCACATTGTGAGGTAGAAATTACAGCAAAGTTTTATATTTCCATCTCATCTTTCATCCCAGTTACAATTAGGAAATGTGTTTGCCAAGGATTCATTTCCAAGTTGAATGGTGACCTTGCCAAATGATCTAACTTGAGATGTAGAGATTATGATGGGTGCAACAGCAGTAGCAGAAGTGATGCTGCAAATTCTTGAAACTTCTTCTGTAATTTATTAGTTGGAAATTTGTCATTTGTCTTGTAGCTGACTCAAACAAGTTTGTTATTAACTTAGCACATATATTGAGCTGTATGAAAAGATATTAacttcaaatcaattcagtacaATCACTCACTTTCAtaaaatttctctcaaattcttcGAATCATCAATAATTGAGATTATttctgattattttttttttttatacaagtCATCAATAACATAGGGATCACATGGTACTTGGGAAGCATACTATGATTCTCCAGATAGTGCATGAAGCTTTTGATTTCGACAACTACCAAACAAGTTTGTTATTAACTTAGCACATATATTGAGCTGTATGAAAAGACTTTGTATATTAacttcaaatcaattcagtacaATCGTTCATTTTCAtaaaatttctctcaaattcttcGAATCATCAATAATTGAGATTATttctgattattttttttttttttgtaagtcATCAATAACATGGGGATCACATGGTACTTCGGAAGCATATTATGATTCTCCAGCCAGATGGTGCATGAAGCTTTTGATTTCGTATGTAGAATTATTAGTAATATAAAAGAAAATGGTGGGTGTCGCCATCCACAATAAAATCAGGGTGAAAACAAAAAGGGAAGCACGTCAACCACAGCGACACAACAAATACAGAATTCAATACACGTTTTCCTTTCCATTCACATTTTCCAGCTTACTCATACACCAATACTATTAGCATTAAATTCCTGATGCTCCATATAGGGGCGGCTACGGTTCAGAAATTATCGATTATGATTATTGAATCGTTGATTTaggtttaatgaaattatgaacctGAATCAAATCGTCAGGAGAACAATTTTGAAGACGATTCCTGAATCGCTGATTTCGGTTTGAGCCTcggtttaaaacggtttgaaGGATAGTTTGAAAAAAAAATGTTCAACACAGTTTGAAAGACGATTTGAAAGCTGTTTAGGAATGGTTTAAGGGTagtttagacaaaaaaaattagagaaaaattttattgattcaaaatttaagttatatttataaaaatattttaatttttcttagaaatctttcaatcaaaataaaataagaaaacaaagaaaaaaaataacttatctttaagaaaaatttaataaataaagacttgaacctgattaaaaaactagagatgaaattaattttttttaaagaaattagcaaaaagtatatgaacttaatttttcctaaatataaaaatttttagttctattacttgcctttttaaaaaaattatataataattgataattaaaaagtataaaagagaaaaaaaattaaaatagagggtattggaaattttattgagaatttaaagtaataacaaagtaattcagatagtattgaaaattttagtaaatatataaaataataaagtaggaaaattgagagagtattggaaattaaaatgaatgtaaaaaataattatttaaagaatttgagaaaaattgaaaaaatattaagaatcgaagaaaatgcagaaaataattgtgtagagaattgatatatataaataaattaagagtGAGGTaacatttattgaatttttttgtatttaaatcataGATTTAATCTGATTCGAAATTatcggttcaatccggttcgaAATTGTCGATTTACGATTCTTAAAAAATATAAACCTAAACCAAACCACAGAAGGACGGTTTCAGTCCAGTTCGAAGTCAGTTCTAATTTTGACCGGTTTTGATATGATTTTaaccaaaccgattctgattcgGTTCAAAACCTGACCGTGACCACCCCTATCTTCATAAGTAAAATGGATTTCGAATTTCTTAACCGATACTCGAATTGAATTTCTTACCTTTGATATCCCAaatctgataaaaaaaaaaaacaaaaatcaatGGTTGGGGATAAAATGGTACCAAACTTTATGATTAATTTTACACAAATTGTAGAATATTTCCTACAGGGATTTTAGAAAAAATCAAAATGACAAGAAAAAGAGTATACAGAAGTCCAATAATTagaaattttgattttcttaggAAGAAGGCTTGGAAACAGCAGCTTCTTTGTTGGCTCTGTTGTATTTCATGTGGCTGTTCACTAGTTGTCCAGCAGCAATTGCAGACATGAGAGATAGCTCTGCAGCAAGAACAGAACCAGCAACTATTGAGGCTAGAACTCTGGAGTTAGCTCCTGGCGTCTCTTTGCTTGCTCCCTTCACCCCAAGCAGGTTCAGGCATGCTGATTGAGATGCAAGCTGAGTACCTCCTCCAACAGTACCAACCTTCAACGATTCAAAACTAATTAGACATGTTTTTTTTATGCGATTTGCTTTGATTAAAAATATCCCATCAACTCAAATTTCAGAATTTATCTTTTTCAATGCGAAAATCTGCTAGAATGAATTACCTCGATAGAAGGCATAGTCACAGAGACATGAAGATCCTGTCCATCATTAACAGCTTCCATCATGGTGATGCAGTTAGAACTCTCTACGTTCTGTGCTGGATCTTGGCCGGTTGCTATGTAAATTGCAGTCACTATGTTACTGGCATGAGCATTGAACCCTCCTAAAGCTCCAGCCATGGCTGAACCAGTGAGGTTCTTGAGCATGTTAAGCTCCACCAAGGCTTCCACATTCGTCTTCAACACCTTCTTCACCACATCTCCCTTGATTATGGCCTCGCACACCACTGACTTGCCCCTTCCTTCAATCCAGTTCACAGCTGCAGGCTTCTTATCCGAGCAGAAGTTACCTGTTGTTTGTAATTGAGTTAATGACGATATAGTCAAATGATTCTGAATCAAAATCGATCGAGCATAATAACAAACAGAAGGGTAAGAAGAACTTACCAGAAAGGCCAATAACATCCATGTCAGGGAAATCATTCTGGAGGAAATTCAATACATTCTGGACACCTTTAGAGACCATGTTCATACCCATAGCGTCACCAGTGCTGCAACAGAATCTCATGTATAGGTTCTTTCCGGCAATAGCGCATTTGATGCTTTGAAGCCTGCCAAATCTGCTGGATTTGTTAAACGAAGTGGACAGGGTCTCAAAATTGGCAGGATCCTCCAAGTACAACTTCAACTGGGCCGCTCTTTTTGCTGTCCCAAACCTAACGACCGGCGCTCTGGTCATCCCATCTCTCAACAGGACACTTGTGGCTCCACCAGATAAGTGAATGGCCTTGCAACCCCTATTGGTGCTGGCTACCAAGCACCCTTCAGTGGTAGCCATGGGAACCGAGTATTCCTTGCCGTCTAGCAACAAAGGTCCAGCAATTCCAACGGGAATTTGGACATACCCAACTGGCATCTCGCAACACTGCCCCAAGATTGACTCGTAATCAAAGCCCTCCAGTGGTAACCCAGAGAGAGACTTGCCAGTTATCCTCTGCAAGGCCTCGCGCCTGATTGCAGCAGCACGCTTACAATCCCCCAATTTAGACTCGAGGGAATAAGAAGGGATAGTTCCAGCCACAACAGATTTAATGATCTCCTCATCTTCATCGCCCAAAAtagggatggtggtggttgtcggAAATGGGATTTCCTCGAACACTTTCGGCTTCGGAGAAGGAAGCACGATAGGGTCCATTGCTTTCGGAGAAGAAACAACTGCCCGTGATAGTGGTGGTGCAGAAAGAGAGCAATCGAGAGCTTGCCCACATGGCAATTTCAGGGTATCTTCCCTGAGTACAATCCCTTCCTCCGTCTCCTCCTCATCATCATCCACAGCCCACATATCTGTAGGAGGGCGTAATATCAGGGACTGAACAAAGTCAATACCAAAGAAGCCAAGTAGGTAAATGAAGGAAGCAACGAAAGCAACAATAGCAGCAATTTCGGAGAGAGCAACGACATGTAGAGGGGTAGATGTGCGAATCTTCTCACGCCAGCGGCTGAGCAGAAAATAAACAACATAAAAGAAAACGGTAAAACAGAGAGCATTGATTAGGTACAGAGGGAGAGGCAATGCATCAGAGGGCTTCTGGGCACTCTCATCCTCCACCGATTTAAGTTTCACAGAGTGGATGGTTTTTCCAGAGGTAGGTCGCCGGCGCACATCCATTTTGGAGCGACTGGTGGAggatgagaagagagaaaattgaGGCGTGTTTGCTTGGAAGACAAGGGAGAAGAGATATATAAATAGATGGGAGAGGCTGTTGACGAAGACGCAGTAAAATGCGCGCAAGGACTGCGTGTGGCACGTGATTTCGTTGTTTTTTTCACAGAAAAATAATTCTAGTTGAAAttcggaaaataattaaatttattattttttaagacataattaaatttattattgagatGGGCAGCGTTATGTTTGGTGTTTGTGTTTTAGGTAAAGCTCCTGCTTTTTGTCTTAAATTCATAGTAATAACTCTTTCTAgaaactaattaattatttttagtttattttaatGCAAGCATTACATAGTATACATTAGTATTTAAAATTAATGAgaattacttaaaaaaatttaCCATAATATTAATGATTGcactatttaataaaaatatatataatttcaatttgagtattcaaatattttttttgccTTTAAATTTTAGGTGAAAGTATACGTTAATCtcactaaataattataatgaagtTTATGAATTGTTTAATAAGAAGGACGGTTAATAAGActcaaatttttaatataataaaatattaattgaattttATCCAAAGGCAACCCATTAAATTTTCTtaagtattattaatttttattaacattttttataaatatatattttttttaatgtgctaactaaattttattcaatgcttttattaaatttttttttccctaAAGTCTTTATAAATGTTTATATGTGAGAgtaacaaattttaattttttatatttatttaattatttattaaaaaataacttaaaaatattttaatgagATTGTTGCACTAACATTGCCTA
The Hevea brasiliensis isolate MT/VB/25A 57/8 chromosome 15, ASM3005281v1, whole genome shotgun sequence genome window above contains:
- the LOC110632308 gene encoding 3-hydroxy-3-methylglutaryl-coenzyme A reductase 1, with the translated sequence MDVRRRPTSGKTIHSVKLKSVEDESAQKPSDALPLPLYLINALCFTVFFYVVYFLLSRWREKIRTSTPLHVVALSEIAAIVAFVASFIYLLGFFGIDFVQSLILRPPTDMWAVDDDEEETEEGIVLREDTLKLPCGQALDCSLSAPPLSRAVVSSPKAMDPIVLPSPKPKVFEEIPFPTTTTIPILGDEDEEIIKSVVAGTIPSYSLESKLGDCKRAAAIRREALQRITGKSLSGLPLEGFDYESILGQCCEMPVGYVQIPVGIAGPLLLDGKEYSVPMATTEGCLVASTNRGCKAIHLSGGATSVLLRDGMTRAPVVRFGTAKRAAQLKLYLEDPANFETLSTSFNKSSRFGRLQSIKCAIAGKNLYMRFCCSTGDAMGMNMVSKGVQNVLNFLQNDFPDMDVIGLSGNFCSDKKPAAVNWIEGRGKSVVCEAIIKGDVVKKVLKTNVEALVELNMLKNLTGSAMAGALGGFNAHASNIVTAIYIATGQDPAQNVESSNCITMMEAVNDGQDLHVSVTMPSIEVGTVGGGTQLASQSACLNLLGVKGASKETPGANSRVLASIVAGSVLAAELSLMSAIAAGQLVNSHMKYNRANKEAAVSKPSS